From Ignisphaera aggregans DSM 17230, the proteins below share one genomic window:
- a CDS encoding ABC transporter related (COGs: COG0444 ABC-type dipeptide/oligopeptide/nickel transport system ATPase component~InterPro IPR013563:IPR003439:IPR003593:IPR017871~KEGG: dka:DKAM_0234 oligopeptide/dipeptide ABC transporter, ATPase subunit~PFAM: ABC transporter related; Oligopeptide/dipeptide ABC transporter domain protein~SMART: AAA ATPase~SPTR: B8D313 Oligopeptide/dipeptide ABC transporter, ATPase subunit~PFAM: ABC transporter; Oligopeptide/dipeptide transporter, C-terminal region), which yields MVLDSTAIEMKDLSIGYETDYGVLWAVKGVSMNVPIGASICIVGESGSGKSTLGNAIAGLLPPYTVSKGILRVFDKIVIDNEKRDYRDIHGKIVVRIPQNPLSSLNPFITINEIFFDAIRARYRGITKDEIRRIIYSSLDYVELPRDVLNRYPHQLSGGMAQRVIIALAIALNSKIIVADEPTSSLDAYLRGLIATLISRIVRERNITLIMITHDILLASKICDKIAIMYRGYILEFGETKELIERPYHPYTQELIDASKLSKKDRMSNFMKSIGGKISGIGCIYSERCPYVFGKCSVHPEMRYVNNRGVACWRIFLER from the coding sequence ATGGTTCTAGATAGTACTGCTATAGAAATGAAGGATCTTTCAATAGGTTATGAGACTGACTATGGAGTTCTATGGGCAGTAAAGGGTGTATCAATGAATGTACCTATCGGTGCCTCTATATGTATTGTTGGTGAATCTGGTAGTGGTAAATCAACACTAGGAAATGCTATTGCTGGTTTACTACCACCTTATACTGTCTCTAAGGGTATTCTAAGGGTTTTTGACAAGATAGTTATAGATAATGAAAAGAGAGATTATAGGGATATCCATGGGAAGATTGTTGTAAGAATTCCGCAAAATCCTTTATCATCACTAAACCCATTTATTACCATAAATGAGATATTTTTTGATGCGATTAGAGCTAGATATAGAGGTATCACGAAGGATGAGATAAGGAGGATTATTTATAGTTCTCTCGATTATGTAGAGCTTCCAAGAGATGTGCTAAACAGATATCCACATCAACTTTCTGGGGGGATGGCACAGAGGGTAATTATAGCATTGGCTATAGCCCTTAATTCAAAGATTATAGTTGCTGATGAACCTACTAGTAGTTTGGATGCATATCTAAGAGGGCTTATAGCAACTCTTATTAGTAGAATTGTTAGGGAGAGAAACATAACGTTGATTATGATTACACATGATATTTTATTAGCTTCTAAGATTTGTGATAAGATAGCTATTATGTATAGAGGGTATATATTGGAATTTGGTGAAACAAAGGAATTAATTGAAAGACCTTATCATCCATATACACAGGAATTGATAGATGCTTCAAAACTTTCAAAAAAGGATAGAATGTCGAATTTTATGAAGTCTATAGGTGGGAAGATTAGTGGTATTGGATGTATATATAGTGAAAGATGTCCATATGTATTTGGTAAATGTAGTGTCCATCCAGAGATGAGATATGTGAATAATAGAGGTGTTGCATGTTGGAGAATATTTCTAGAGAGATAA
- a CDS encoding binding-protein-dependent transport systems inner membrane component (COGs: COG1173 ABC-type dipeptide/oligopeptide/nickel transport systems permease components~InterPro IPR000515~KEGG: smr:Smar_0272 binding-protein-dependent transport systems inner membrane component~PFAM: binding-protein-dependent transport systems inner membrane component~SPTR: A3DL75 Binding-protein-dependent transport systems inner membrane component~PFAM: Binding-protein-dependent transport system inner membrane component) — MRKFNLLVKLYRDIVNLAKRSIKFRVGIAIIIPIIVIAIFSSYIAPYPDEGMGLVTEEARSRVGLPPCLPFSCTSIKHLLGTDDMGRDLLSRIIMGTPTALLQTTIVIVVSVFLGLFLGIIAGFYGRAIEILLSYIIELFLVVPSILLAAAFITIIGRGLISVILALILSWWSWYARLTYVIVRQVRELEFVVLSKLFGYPKSYIVLRHIFPNVAPTILVQAVSDAGSVLIEIASINFLIGASSVSSIDFPDWGLIIGYGIRYIRSYWWISFFPGLFISLLAIGLIFIGDSISENYSPLIRRRWRLWF; from the coding sequence ATGAGGAAATTTAATTTGTTAGTAAAGCTTTATAGAGATATAGTGAATCTAGCAAAAAGAAGTATCAAGTTTAGAGTAGGTATAGCTATAATAATTCCTATTATAGTTATCGCAATATTTTCTTCTTATATAGCACCATATCCAGATGAGGGTATGGGGCTGGTTACGGAAGAGGCTAGGAGTAGAGTAGGTCTTCCACCTTGTCTTCCATTTAGCTGTACATCTATAAAACACCTACTAGGTACAGATGATATGGGGAGAGATCTTCTTAGTAGAATTATTATGGGAACCCCAACAGCATTGCTACAAACTACAATTGTTATAGTGGTAAGCGTTTTTCTAGGTCTATTCCTAGGTATTATAGCGGGATTCTATGGTAGAGCTATAGAAATCTTATTGTCATACATCATAGAACTTTTTCTTGTGGTTCCGTCAATATTATTGGCGGCAGCATTTATAACAATTATTGGTAGAGGACTTATATCCGTTATACTAGCACTAATATTATCTTGGTGGTCATGGTATGCTAGACTTACATATGTTATAGTTAGACAGGTTAGAGAACTAGAATTTGTTGTTCTAAGCAAATTATTTGGGTATCCGAAATCATATATAGTACTAAGACATATCTTCCCCAATGTTGCACCTACAATACTAGTTCAAGCTGTTAGTGATGCAGGTTCAGTACTAATTGAGATAGCATCTATTAATTTCCTTATAGGAGCCTCATCAGTAAGTTCAATAGATTTTCCAGATTGGGGTCTAATAATAGGCTATGGAATTAGATATATTAGAAGCTATTGGTGGATTAGCTTCTTCCCAGGTCTCTTCATATCGTTATTAGCCATAGGCTTAATATTCATAGGTGATAGCATTAGCGAAAACTATAGCCCCCTCATAAGGAGGAGGTGGAGATTATGGTTCTAG
- a CDS encoding oligopeptide/dipeptide ABC transporter, ATPase subunit (COGs: COG0444 ABC-type dipeptide/oligopeptide/nickel transport system ATPase component~InterProIPR013563:IPR003439:IPR003593:IPR017871:IPR 010066~KEGG: smr:Smar_0342 oligopeptide/dipeptide ABC transporter, ATPase subunit~PFAM: ABC transporter related; Oligopeptide/dipeptide ABC transporter domain protein~SMART: AAA ATPase~SPTR: B5IS01 Oligopeptide/dipeptide transporter domain family protein~TIGRFAM: oligopeptide/dipeptide ABC transporter, ATPase subunit~PFAM: ABC transporter; Oligopeptide/dipeptide transporter, C-terminal region) produces MLENISREIIRFNNVWIGYKIPKKHGIGYEIFIAVKDMSFYVNRGEVYGLVGESGSGKSTILKAIIGIIKPLKGEIIVDNIDISKDDPRKREVLRKIGYVSQDPFQAVNPKMKVRDIILEPLRILKRDNTDFSNIIETLISLTGLPNNVLDMYPHELSGGMLQRVVIARALAAKPMIVLLDEPTSSLDTVTQAQILYLLKDLQESMNYTYLLVSHDLRVVSFLANRIGIIIRGYLVEEGPTDEIMEEPLHPYTKLLIDSSRFKEIKEIEYSSIGCPIHPICPYKKDVCEHTMPKIIVQGSRRIACWNYI; encoded by the coding sequence ATGTTGGAGAATATTTCTAGAGAGATAATAAGATTTAACAATGTGTGGATTGGTTATAAGATTCCTAAGAAGCATGGAATAGGTTATGAAATATTTATAGCAGTTAAAGATATGTCGTTTTATGTTAATAGAGGTGAGGTATATGGTCTTGTTGGTGAATCTGGTAGTGGTAAGAGTACGATATTGAAAGCTATAATAGGTATTATAAAGCCTCTTAAAGGAGAGATAATAGTTGATAATATTGATATTAGTAAAGATGATCCGAGGAAAAGAGAGGTCTTGAGAAAAATAGGATATGTTTCACAAGATCCTTTTCAAGCTGTTAATCCTAAGATGAAAGTAAGAGATATCATATTGGAACCACTACGAATTTTAAAAAGAGATAATACTGATTTCTCAAATATAATTGAGACCTTGATATCATTAACAGGTCTTCCAAATAATGTTTTGGATATGTATCCACATGAGCTTAGTGGAGGAATGCTTCAGAGAGTTGTTATAGCAAGAGCTCTTGCTGCAAAACCTATGATTGTTCTATTAGATGAACCTACATCGAGTTTAGATACAGTTACACAAGCACAGATTTTATATCTATTGAAAGATCTGCAAGAGTCTATGAACTATACATATCTCCTTGTATCACATGATCTTAGAGTTGTAAGTTTTTTGGCAAATAGAATTGGGATAATTATAAGGGGATATCTAGTTGAGGAAGGCCCTACAGATGAGATTATGGAGGAGCCTCTCCATCCATATACAAAGCTTTTAATAGATTCATCGAGATTTAAAGAGATTAAAGAGATAGAATATTCTTCTATAGGCTGCCCCATTCATCCTATATGTCCATATAAAAAAGATGTATGTGAACATACTATGCCGAAAATAATTGTACAGGGGAGTAGGCGTATTGCTTGTTGGAACTATATATAG